The Stigmatopora argus isolate UIUO_Sarg chromosome 6, RoL_Sarg_1.0, whole genome shotgun sequence region GCCTCTCTGCTCGCCGCTTGGCCGCTCACGCCGCTTTTTCTTCCCATCAGAACATGCGCATCCGTAGCGTGTGCGGCGACACCTACTGCGCCAAGAGCGGCAGGAAGTTCAGTGGCCGGGTCCTGGAAAAGTTTCTCATCGTCGACTGCGAGGAGGTCATCGCCGGCTCTTACAGGTCAGCCGCCACGTGGGCTCCGTTGGGCGAAAGCTTCCCACCACGGGGCGACTCGCCGGCAACCCCGCTACCGAGGCCCGGCGAGTCGCCCGCTCACCGTTTGGCGGCCCCGGGCATGACGCTACTCGCGCTCGGTGGAATGAAGGATGGGCGAGGGCGAAGCTGCGCTGTCAGGAATGTGACACTCGACAGCTGGGTGCGGCTGCCAATCACTTTCACATCCTTACTGCTGCCCGCCTATTACATTGAATGTCCTTTCATGCGCCTTTAGGATTTTTTAATAGAAAGCAATGGAATGGTGTCCCCTCCGCTCATCTGGATTGGCCTGTAAAATACACTAGGTTAGCCAACTTCCTATTAAAAGGATTAGCACCAGTTAATATAATGCACTAATTGggcattgggggggggggtctgtaCTTGGTCACAGTCTTTGCTCCTCGCTCACTAACGGTAAGGGGTTAAGGTCTGGCCAAGCCGCTGTAGAAATTCTTTTCCATTCCAGTATATGCTGTCATTTCGACGAAATCCATTACTCTCCGACAACTTGCTATCTGTAGAACAGGGAGCAGAAAAAGGTACGGGCGTCAAAATTGGATTGTTTGCGTACTGGCCGAGGTGTTATTTACATCCTTCCCGACCTTAGCAAACGTTAGCGGAGGGGCACCGCCCAACCTAGCCCGCGTTTTCCACTCGCCAATCGGTCAATTCCAGTCGGGCATCGGTCCTTTCGGTGGAAACGTGGCGGCTTCCGCCGTTCCCGCCCTTCGGGGACCGGGACGGGCCGTTCCGCGCTAGCGTCGTATCGAACCGCCGTCACCGGCGCCGAGTTAAGGCGCCGCGTTGTTCTCGACTGAGTGCACCGTGGCTACGTCGAGAGCGCAAAAGTCGTCCTCGGCTGCCGATGGCCGCCACCGTTTGAGAATTTGACAATTGACACGTCGCCATTCCGGTCGTTCCGGTTGCGGACCGACGCTGGCGGCGAGCCAGGCCGTGCGAATAGTCCCAGCGAGAAGAGCACTGACAATATCCGCGGGCTGCCTCGCCTTCGGCGTCACCCCAGGTGGGGGGTTTGGGTCAGAACCTGTTATAAGCCGTGACTTGTATCACTGGCGTGGGACGCAATGTCTCACcggtgtgtctgcgtgcgtgtgtgcagCTTCACGTGGCTGTCGTCGCAAGTCCACAGCAACGTGGTCCTGCACTTCTCGGGGCGCATCACGGAGAGCTTCGACCGCGAGTTCCGCTGCTTGTACGCCGACTCTCAGATCATCGAGTGTTTTCAAAACGACGAGGACGAAGACGAGGCCCTCCCGTACTTCCCGGCGTACCGGGCGCCGCCGCTCCCCTCGGCGCCGCTCGTCAAGGCCGACCTGCTTTCCGACAGGTAGGTCGTCTCGCTCCGGGACGCGAGGTTGGGCGGCAAAGCCCCTACGGTAGAGGCCGGCCCGGGGGATTTCCGGCTCAAAAAGTGCCGCGTTGGCATCCGGCGGTCGCCGGTCAAAGTGAATCGGGCGTCGGTCGTTGTCAAAGGGAGCCAAAGAGTTCATCTGGGGTCACGTCTGCGtcatttgggggtattttgagAGCCGGCGGCTTTTTGGGGGCTTTGCGTGGCTTCCCGTCCATTGGAGGGCGCTGGTGGATTTCCAGGTCACTCCCCGTGGCTTTCCCGCTCAACTCTTTGGCTCCCGTCGACGAGTCGCCGCGGTGGCGGAACGAGTGGGGTCGCTCCGGCGGGTGACGGCGccttcctctcctctcctctcccggCAGGCAGAGGCACGATTCCGACGAGTCCAGCAGCCGTTCGGGCAGCAGCGTGTCCAGCGTGAGGGCGGCGCCCGCTCCCACCTCCAACCCCATCTATCAGGTGACCCGGGGTCAAGAGCGAGGCGAGGACTCGCGGCAGATCCCGGGGGCGCCGCGGCCTTCGTCCAACGGGGGGAGCCACCGGAGCCCGCGCTTGGAGCGCCGCCCTCCCATCTACGGTCTGGATCGGAGCAAGGGCCAGGCGGCCGAGGGCATGTGGTCCCAGCGGGGGGGCCCGGCCTCCAAGTTCCAGCAGCTGGGCCTGTACGAGCACATGTTCCATGCCACGGCGCCGGCGTCTCGCCTGCACCGGAGCCACACCCCGCCGCCGCTGGTCACGGAAGGCAAACTGGGCTACAGGCACAGGAGCTCGTCCAATCACTTCCTCCACAATCTGGCGGACTTTTACCTTCCTCCGGGGGGGGCGGCAGCGGGTGCGGCGGCGGGTGCGGCGGCCGGAGCGGTGGCGCCGGGAGCGGCGGCGGCAGGAGCGGCGAGCCAAGACCACTTGGCCAAGTCGGCCTCACCTCACAGCACGCCGGCGCGGGGGGCGGCCGAGCTCTCCCGGAACGAGACCGTGGGCCGGCAGGCTCCGCCCCCGGAGGGGAGCCCCGGCGAGCACGAGCAAATCAATCGGCAGGACCAGAAGCGCATGACGCTGGGTCACAGCAAGCTGGATCTGGTCAACCAGTACAACAAGATGAAGTCCAAACAGGTGTACAGCCGCTTCGAGCTCAAGACCTCGCAGTGAGCTCTCGCTAACCGACGCCGTCGGCGCCGGCCGGCGACTCCAACCCGCCCCCGGCGTGTTTCCAAATCTCCGCCTCTTACCTCCCGGGACCAGTGgggcccggcccggcccggcccggcccgaCGGAAGCCGAACGCCTGACGGCTCCGAAGTTCTCCTCTGGGCCGGCAAATGTCGTGACATTCCCACGGGATTCTCTTCGGGGGGTCCCGTCGACTGAAGGGGGTGCGGCTCAGCATGGAAGTTGGCCAAAAAGCCGGATGAATGGGGGGGGAGGTTAGGGGGTTCCGATTAGAGCCAAACCTGGATGTTTCCTTTTCCCCCCTTTCTTTTTGGGGAAGAAATCCTTTATGACTTTGCGTTCCATTGTCAACTGTGGTCATTTGAGGGCGCGCCAGGATCAATTTCCTTCGGTGCCACTGGTATATGCTCTGGCGTCGGTCCCTTGgtcaactgcaaaaaaaaggacatgTTGAATACCGCCGCTGACGTGAGCTGTAGTCGTGGGGACGGAGACGCGACGGTTAACGTGGCGGGAGGGAGGGACTTTAGCCTCCGTCTGCGTTAGTTTAAATCGGAGGCCAGCGGGTGTTTGCATATTTTCTTGCGTAAAATCCCTAAGTGTCCGAGAAAAGAGACCTTTTCTACCGCCCACGTGGGGATCGGAGCGCCTTTCACAAACATGGCCTTGTTGCCCGTACAAAAACATCTTTGGAGCCAATGGGAGCGCTGACGTCACGGCCCGAAAGGCCACGTTTTCTCTCTCGCTGGTAAACAGAGGAAACCTTTCAAACAATAGTGGACGTTTTGTAGCCAAAAACTCAATTTCTCGGTATTTCCATGTCATCCAATAACGGTGAGAATGGGAATTCATTTTGGTTGGCTTTTGTACCACTTTGAATAAAATCCAATTTGAGCGGTCTTGGGTGTAAATTGATGGCGCCAACTCAGCTCCTTTCTTCAGATGTCTTACGAGTATGGCCCCAATTCACCAAAAGATgataaaaagacaaacacagAAAGAAGTCCACCACCCAAATGGTAAGAGAACGAAAGGTTTATCTGATAAAAATCCATTAGGATTCAGGAAGCCAAATACTGCAAAGGAGGGAGGAGTGGGTTCAACTGGGCCTTTTCCAAGATGGCCTCGCCCGGCACGGAGTAGGACGTTTGACCGATCCGCTTTCGCTTCTCGCGATAGCTCAACTCGTGCACGCCA contains the following coding sequences:
- the fam83c gene encoding protein FAM83C codes for the protein MSWSESLRPAAGGRKPLGKLAARLEELKSPWRQVSPELELSHNEAARLATDALLEHGEREYRRVLTDERELSFLSEEEMVYIAGHRDREPEAPDPERTGAEVGRASGGIGGITGPAPPLPLGQGDDDDPQFHAEAETEAGRSGDGDDDDDDDCGDAVSELTSGTYFPTMTDEEPPVLELGWPEAPLRYGPSETQIYFQRDKSVNVKDTIRSLINKAKKVIALVMDEFSDVDLLCDLMEASCKRRVPVYVLLDHKKLHLFTDMCAALDVHAVNLSNMRIRSVCGDTYCAKSGRKFSGRVLEKFLIVDCEEVIAGSYSFTWLSSQVHSNVVLHFSGRITESFDREFRCLYADSQIIECFQNDEDEDEALPYFPAYRAPPLPSAPLVKADLLSDRQRHDSDESSSRSGSSVSSVRAAPAPTSNPIYQVTRGQERGEDSRQIPGAPRPSSNGGSHRSPRLERRPPIYGLDRSKGQAAEGMWSQRGGPASKFQQLGLYEHMFHATAPASRLHRSHTPPPLVTEGKLGYRHRSSSNHFLHNLADFYLPPGGAAAGAAAGAAAGAVAPGAAAAGAASQDHLAKSASPHSTPARGAAELSRNETVGRQAPPPEGSPGEHEQINRQDQKRMTLGHSKLDLVNQYNKMKSKQVYSRFELKTSQ